The Anas acuta chromosome 9, bAnaAcu1.1, whole genome shotgun sequence sequence TCTAAATGTACTCAGAGCTGTCCAGGGGTTAAAGACATCACTTACAGGTGCCAGTTTTGCCACCAGCAgttaacaaaataatgaatatagCACTGTGCACATCGATCAAGACTACACAAAACCATTGGCAGAGGGAACCTCAGATGAAAGCTAACTGGAGGCTGCAGGTTTGGGTGTTTTTGTACATGTACTGCACAGCGTGGCAGGCAGAAGGGAAACATGGCCCTCACAGAGACATTTGTTCCTGGGCCTCGTTCCTCATTGTCCTGACTCTTGTGCATTAGCTCGGTGGCTGCTGTGTGACACTCACAAGCTCCTGGACACAAGGGTGCCCTCCTGGCAGCACTGCTTGCAGAGCCTTCTGGTCACTATGCAGGTCACACTGTTGAGGCAAAGGTTAGATTTTGCAGTGGGCTCCCTCAAGGAAGGATCTTCTCATCTGTGCTGCTTCAGCAACTCTTGCAGCATCTCTTGATGTGGGAGGTGCAGGATGCTGCCCCCCAGTCTGCGGTCAGCTGCAGATTCAGACTCAGTGCACCCTGCAAGCACAACAGCCGCGTCTGCTCTGAGTGCTGGCTTACCCTGCAAAGGAGGCACAAGGTCAGGAAGGGGAGCTGGCTGGCTCGCACAACAGCACCTTGGCCTTTCTTCTCTAATCAGCTGAAGCTGTTAGCAGTGGCTATTAACATACTGTACGCACGAGCCTTGGCACgcaggaggcaggagaaggacTCAAGGTCAttcatccctcaggagaaaaaaaaaaaaaagtaaaaaaaaaaaaaagtccattccTTTCTTCGCACACTTCTGTTGTGAATTGGTTGGACAGATCATAAAATCCTCTTCCTGTCCTGCCAATGTCATGATgggatgaaaagcagaaaggagctTTGGAGATAAACAGATACGTTAATTAAAGTGTCTAATAACCTAAGCTAAATCTAAGATTTGTGCTCACTGAGGTAGGCAAACTCAGCTCACCTCTTTCTTCACCACATCCCAGAAAGAAAGCTGAAACAAAGGGGTCAGAGGAGACGAGCATCAGGGACAGAAATACCTGCTTGGGTGCCACTTCCACCTTGCACTACAGCTTGCTTAACACTTGAGAATCACGTATATCTTCAAACGGCTTCTCTCTTCCTAGCAAGACCTCATCCATGTCTTCCACGTTGATTATTCCTAACACACAAAATCTGAGGAGGAGAGACAAGTCAACTTGAAGAGCCTGATGCCCCCTGCATGCACCCACATCTCTGCTTGGCAAACCAGGCTGTCTGGTGAGCAAATGAGTGTGTGTTCCTCTACCACAGAAGGTCAGTAAGATAAAAATAACCCCCAAAAGCCCACATTCAGCTTGGAAGCACAGTGCTGAGGCAGGGACAATGATAATAGGAAGACACAATAGTTCCTCACATCAGCCCTAAAATTATAGCTTACTAATGGGCAacaggggaggagaagggatgGAGGACTATTTTGTCACTATTCTAAAAGCattcagaggaaataaattggAATCCATTTGACAGACAGTTCTCAAAATGTGCTAAATATAAAGCTGAATTTCcctaaataaaaaacatgacAGCAAGAGCCCATTGACCAGCAACtttctaatatatatacatatatatattttgcaccCTTACCCCCTCCACACTCTGCCCTCCTTGTTTAGCCTTTGCCCCTTAACggttattttcctttctggagAGCTTAATCAGGAGCTATTAAAGACAGTAACTCTCTACGCTGAATAATGTTAAAAGTCCATTAGCTCACCCCAAGCAAGCTGGCAGGAGGGAGATGATGTACTTGCTGAAGTTGAACAAGCTATTTGCATGCTGAATATTTCTAATCACCGAGCAGTGCCAGGAGAATCTGAACATCACTGCACTCACTTGCCCAGTGACCTTTGAAACGCACTCGCTTTAATACAAAACTGAGCAGCAAAATATATCCCGTGCTGAACCTGCAAAAagggatggattttttttattttattttatttaatcaatTCTAGGTTACAACTATGCACACGctaacaaaaaaggaaaaaagaaaaaaaaaaatcattagcagtctatcttccctttccctctgccaCATTTACTTGTACTATACATGGTTGCTTGCATTATGCATGGGTTAATAAAAGATGACAGATATCTACTTACTTTTTACCTGATCACAATCAAGTTGATCCTGCAAAGAATACACACTCATTTTCAAGCACATTTTCAAGTCCCAGTGGACGTCAATGGGATTTGTAATCTGTCCCATGGCCCCTTAGTCCCAACTTTTGTGCTTCCATCACTGACCCGTCTCTTTGTAGCAGACAAGTCTGTCTCACAAGGTACTATCATCCTCCATAAGGACACCAAATGCAGAAGGGGGCAGAGCTCAGGTGCCCCTGCCAAGCCCAGaactgctgtggctgccagaGCAAGGTTGCTTTCCACTGGAACAAAGCAGTCAGGGAAAGCCCAagaatttaaatcaaaattagAGCTATTTCTCacagtgacagaaggaaaataggaaaggCAGACCTTCAAAGAATAGCTCTTTCTTCGCCTAGTGGATGGTTAAATTACCAGTATATTGCTGAACCTCCTGCAATGAGTGACTGATGCCCAGCTGTAGCCTTCTAGTTACAGCACTGACATTTCTGCAGGCTGGAGTAgtggaaaacatgaagaaactGATTTATCACAGCCAGCCAGAAGTGACTGAGGCTTCACATCGCATGCTCGAAGGAACAGAGGTTGCAGCCTTTCACAAAGCTCTTGGGCCCTCTGTTGTCTCTCTGTGCTCTGAGTACTCCCTGCCAAGCTGGAgcttctgccagcagctcaggTATATACCCTTGCACAGACAGTCTCCCAGAAGTGACAACTGGAACCAGTCAAATGAGCTGTTTCTCCCATCCTGCTACTGGCCAGAAGCCCTGTGGaaacagtaaaagcaaaagcttGTCCCAGGGGTAGGACCACAGCCAGGATGCCCAGTGGGATGGGATGCTCTAAAGTTCGTGTGTGAAGCACTTTCAAGAACTCCCGAAGAGGAAAAGCACTGCAGTCCCCTCGAAACTTGCAGGAGGTAGTGAAGAGTAATAGGTCTTTGCTATCTAAACTACCTGAGTGCTCTAAATCCCACACAGAGACCTATGCATTTCACAAATCTTCCCTGACATGTACTAGGAGGCAAGAAGGGAGTAGGAGAGGGAGAAAACTGAGTCTTTGTTTGACACAGCACACACCACCTCTCCGGGCTGACGACATTTCATTAAGCAGAGCTGTAACTATGCGGAAAGGAGCAAATACTAGACTGAGAATCAAAAGCACCTGGAGATTAGGATTCTGCCTCTTTGGAGGACAGACAACCCAGGCAGAGGACACAGTGCTTCCCCAGACCTacctgggaaactgctttccAGTCTGGTAAAAGGCCAAGTCTACATTCCCcccacaaaaacacacacacacacacacacacacacacaccttttccTCATAATGCATGAAGACCAAGATGGatacttttcaaaatgttttttaattaaaaccaaaaagaaaggAGCACACACCAGAGCTTGACGTGGGCTAGCCAAACCGCTGGTCCTCGGGACGTTGAAGTGGCATGAGGAAGGCTGAGAGCTGTGCTCCTGCGCAACGCAGGAGCAGCGGCACAGACGCTGGGGCTCCCAGGAAAGCACCCTGCCTGCCGGAGGGCTTTCTGCTGAGCAGATCTCTCACGTGGCGATGGGAAGTGGCATCCTGGAGCCCAGCCTCTTTTCccaacagacagaaagaagtgCTGGAGACAGGGGAAAAGACGGTTTCAATGAATCTGCATTTTCAAAGCGCTTCTGGAGAGGATTCCCAGATGGTTCTTTTGCCCCTGCTGGCAGGCTACACGGCTTTACAGAGACTCATCTTTGGCAGTAGCCACGCTGGTAGGACCCAGTTCTgcttccactgaagtcaattcATGTCCTTCCCTAGCCATAACTGCAGCTGCACCGGGGCTCACCATCACCAGCCGATTGTGCTTTAAGGTTAAATCCTCATCCAACGTCCATCTAGCCAACAGCTCCTGGGAGCTTCTTCATGCTCATGTGTACCAGTAGATTCAGGTAAATGTGAACATCTTGGCTGCAGCAATGAGATAAACTTTTCAAGCATGCCCAAGAGATGGAGGAgccaaaaattaattttaggttATGACCTGGGCACTAGATCAGGTATTGAAACCTCCCTGCTATCTAATAAAGGAATGCAGTTTCCAAAGCTGCTGGTGTGTTGCTCCACCAGCCTGGTTTCTTTACTGGACAGGCTGGGCTAAAGAAGTGACACATTTTTCACACACAATTTTTATCTGTTAGAATTTACTAGATACGCTCCTCATTTGTCTgccacatatttaaaaaatacttcaacCTGCTCtaataatcacattttaaaacatgcatCAAGTTTGGATCagaacagcttctctgggaaaatCAGTAAGCCCAAATTGCTGATTTAAGGCCTAAATATCAGTCACTGGCCAGCCAGCCACAAAAAAGCCACTCTATCCTTGAAGTTGGAATccttggaattatttttatgcttggAATTATTATCCTTGGTATGGTTATTAtccttggaatattttttttggctcagaCTAACCCTTGTTAGCGTTGCACTACAAGTTTATGTGCAAACAACTTCTGCAGACACGAGACCAAGGTAAGATCTCGTATGTCCCAGGGTAAGTCAGAAAAGTCCACAGGAGTCACGGGACTAGTAACTGCCGTAAGGGATCAGGCCTAATGCATGCATCAGAGAAGCAAGGTAGCTCCTTTGCTCGAGGTCTGGCTGATTCACTTTGCACACACCACTGCTTTAGCATTAAGTCCTTATCTAATGGCAAACCTGTTTCAACAACATGCAATACATATCAAGGCAATATGCACTGCAACACACAATACGCATCCAAAGAAATATGCCAATGCAAAATTCTGACTTCTCAAACATAGCAGGGCTAACAAGGAAGTCTTTTACAAAAGACAATCAAGAAATCACCTGAAACCATGAGACCCAAAGGGCCTCAAGCAACCGGTACCTAATAACAGATGCTAATTcatgaaagaaacacaaacagtgGGGCTGAGGTAATGGCAGAGATTTCATTAGTGCAATTAACATTTATAATGGTATGTTCTTTAATAGAATTTAAATAAGGCTTTGAATAATTACACACACTAAAACTAACATTCCATAACCTTATTCCgcatggaaaagcagcagaaacaacCCTCTGAACTGTACAGGGTCCAATTATGAACAATTACATTCAAAAAGTAgatcaaaacagaaacaactcTTCCCCCCAAAAGCATCAACATCTCTAAAGTCAACTTCCTCCCCTAGTGTGAGAAGTGTGAAAACAGATGAACTGGGCTTCAGCCCAGTAGATTTGGCCTCATCAAATTACCAGGAGTGCTTTCCAACCCAGAGTCTCTCTCATTTCTTCAGGGTCATGGAAGctcgaggaaaaaaaaatgtaaatttcctAAGCAGCGGAAGGTGAATGCTCCCTTCCGGGGGCCCAACAGTATTTATTAATTATggaagcttgaaaaaaaaattctatatAACACTGGTATATGTGTTTATGGTGCCTGTCCTCCTTTAGAAACTACTCACAGACAACGGGGATGGGtgcgtgaaaaaaaaaaatcaaagcagcatATGAAATAGTAATATACTGTTTCAAAATCTGCACCGTCCTGCAGAACCAGGAATTATAATTTATTCAGATTGTTCTCAACAGATCCAATCTACGCTGGATATGTAAAAAACAAGAGACTAAGTCATCAAGGAAaaccaactgaaaaaaaactgcacactgttttgtttttaaaaaaatgaaacaaaagaaaaaatcccaagAAACATTGATGAAAGCTCAGAAAAATTTGTCGTCGATTCTGAAGTGGGGCCTTGTGACATCATCTGGGTTAATGAAGACAGAGATGGACTTCCCTGGGTTCTCAGTCACTAGCTGCTGCAACTTTTTGGCTAGTCGGTCATCGGGCTGGTTGGGGTCCCCTCCGTCTGACTGCGGGGAGGGGATGCTGGTGGTGCTGCCTCGCCGCTGGAGCTCGAGCGTGAGCCGGTTGGCTGCTTTGACGTGCTCGATGGCAGTTCGAAGGTGTTCGGCAGGGTCTGAGCGGACCGAGGACAGCTTCCGCGCGTGCAGCATGACGGTTTCTtcagagaggtgctccagcatgTTGCACTGGGGGATGAAGTAGTTAGGGCACATCTTGTTGACCAAGCAGTGCTGGAGGTCATCGATGAGACCCAGGAGGAAGTGGGCGGCGTAATCCTCCTGGGCCAAGTAATTGGCAGGTAGCCTGTCACACGCCCACAGCATCATGCTCCGCAAGTGGTACGGGCTGATGGCTTTGGGGCGGGACAGCAACTTGATGATGATAGCTTTGCAGGCCTGATAGGCTTGCATGAGGCTGCTGGAGATGCACTTTTTCAGCTGCACTTCACTTCTGGCAAATGACAGCCTCCATTCATTGTCCTTCTTCCCCTTGTAGGAACACGCAGGCACTAAGTAAAATCCACTTATGACTTCCTCCTCTGTGATCTTCCCATCCCAGAAGTGGTTCTCCATCAGCCAGCTCTGCGCCACAGCTGGCCAGCCTTTGAAGGACACGACAGGAACAATGTCATACAGCATGCGGCTGCTGCCCACTCCCAAAATGATGGATATGATAGTCCCATTCTTCTCTACCTTCTCCACCTTTGGCATCCCTCGCTGAGGCTTTTTCTGGATCTCAGAGAGGACAATGCTAATGGAGTCATAGAACCAGTCTGCGACTTTCGTTGGGGAGAAGAAGTAATTGGTAGCTCCGTTGATATGGTCCACGATCGTGCAGCAGTCCTTCCATTTGCTGATGGTTCCCTCGTCAAAGAGCCGCAGGCTCAGCCAGGAGTGGCACAACGCTGAGTGGCGCATGTCCAGCGTGACTGGTTGGTTGCGGTCATGCAGCTTCAGCGCGGGCACAAGCAGGGTGAAGTCCATGTCATAGTCTGTGCCTCGGGCATACACATTCAGCTCATCAAGGTCAATGTCCACCACACCTTCCCGCACGCCGCCTGAGAGCAGCAGGTACTCATTGGCTACAGGCAGCTTCTGGTCAAGTTTCTGAACCATGCctgcaaaagagagaaagaggaatcCTTCCGTGAGAAGGCAAACAGATTTGAGATACAGGATTTAAACAGGACTAAAACCCATCCCATGCTCAGCAGGAAAATAACCCCACCGGGGTATCCATCACTGTTAATGTGACACAAACATATATCAGGCCAACTTTTAGTCCACCCAACTCAAGGCAGGGCCATCCCTGCACTCCTGGGAATCGCTGAAGACCATCCTAAACATCATATCAGGAGCaatggaaaaaagcaaaagtctctgtaaaaatacagcaaCGGTGTTTCAAGTACTAAATTCttaagaagaaaacatcttGTGGCAATATTTGGTGTTCCTGTCCAATCCTCCATGTGAAATTCCTTGTAAAATATACTTTACCTGTTTTATTGCTTCCAAGAGCACCAGACTCAGTTCATTTTCTGCCATGACCTGGGATGATTTTCCAGCCAGGCAGGTAAGGGCATAACCCTTTTCATTTCATGCAGCTCCAGAGGTTGCAGGAGAAGGAAATAGCTCTGGAGGAGTGCTAAGAAACTTCTCCTGCTAAGACCTGAGCTAATCCCATTTTGCAATCTTGCCACATGCTGCCGCGTGCTGCCCCATTCATCCTTAAAGAATAATAACCAAGAAAAGCTTCTGTCAACctcaaagacattttttgaaGCTAAGATACACATTGAACTACATTAACCTATGGAGCACAAAGCCTTGCCAAGGTCAAGTGAGTGTCAGTCTCCTTCCTTGCACCCAGAAGAGTGGGATATCTAAAGGGTACCTAAATCAATATGATTTCTGGAGACAGTACTGACACAGCCTCCAAACCCTGCCATTGAACCTGTGGAAGCAGTGCACTGCTTTAGACCCTAGTCGATCCTTGGTGCTGTAGACACCAGTCACAAGTTGTGTTTGAGACCCAGAGGGTGGAGGCTGGGACAATCACATCACAAGGATAGG is a genomic window containing:
- the MB21D2 gene encoding nucleotidyltransferase MB21D2 isoform X2, coding for MVQKLDQKLPVANEYLLLSGGVREGVVDIDLDELNVYARGTDYDMDFTLLVPALKLHDRNQPVTLDMRHSALCHSWLSLRLFDEGTISKWKDCCTIVDHINGATNYFFSPTKVADWFYDSISIVLSEIQKKPQRGMPKVEKVEKNGTIISIILGVGSSRMLYDIVPVVSFKGWPAVAQSWLMENHFWDGKITEEEVISGFYLVPACSYKGKKDNEWRLSFARSEVQLKKCISSSLMQAYQACKAIIIKLLSRPKAISPYHLRSMMLWACDRLPANYLAQEDYAAHFLLGLIDDLQHCLVNKMCPNYFIPQCNMLEHLSEETVMLHARKLSSVRSDPAEHLRTAIEHVKAANRLTLELQRRGSTTSIPSPQSDGGDPNQPDDRLAKKLQQLVTENPGKSISVFINPDDVTRPHFRIDDKFF
- the MB21D2 gene encoding nucleotidyltransferase MB21D2 isoform X1 is translated as MKMAAPLASKAGSAGTTSKPPFPELDFRSGARVEELNKLIQEFTKHDQREYDDQRALEIHTAKDFIFSMLGMVQKLDQKLPVANEYLLLSGGVREGVVDIDLDELNVYARGTDYDMDFTLLVPALKLHDRNQPVTLDMRHSALCHSWLSLRLFDEGTISKWKDCCTIVDHINGATNYFFSPTKVADWFYDSISIVLSEIQKKPQRGMPKVEKVEKNGTIISIILGVGSSRMLYDIVPVVSFKGWPAVAQSWLMENHFWDGKITEEEVISGFYLVPACSYKGKKDNEWRLSFARSEVQLKKCISSSLMQAYQACKAIIIKLLSRPKAISPYHLRSMMLWACDRLPANYLAQEDYAAHFLLGLIDDLQHCLVNKMCPNYFIPQCNMLEHLSEETVMLHARKLSSVRSDPAEHLRTAIEHVKAANRLTLELQRRGSTTSIPSPQSDGGDPNQPDDRLAKKLQQLVTENPGKSISVFINPDDVTRPHFRIDDKFF